In Marivirga salinae, a single window of DNA contains:
- a CDS encoding glycosyltransferase family 4 protein — translation MSKNKTKIFLYAHINNIGAFNLNCRTIAKYIDKKRFEVYTLSLSSGNLDTPNFKGVKIFNCFYPAKISNYLGILWGIYNCDVAYIPGGNFYRYINFLLKLFKKPSFKRQGNLIDEKALKSFLPIIRKTENLKRVYNFHTKVLAPSKFVGEYNYKKWDLKYDSTVFMPPFMDSDSFTKKIIYNETVKDIIFIGNDMERKGIHEFLDIAFKFPELNFHIVGRDTVLDGILNQVYRKQLKNIKYHGELCPDKLNSLLVNEIDLHVFPSKSEGFGKVTIETAFCGIPSIIYGTYGAEEWLKSGDEGIIASSFDDFILYIDQLSKDKDYYSKLIKGTDDLANRFEIRKRIKVFEKVSIELTKNE, via the coding sequence CCCACATCAATAACATAGGAGCTTTTAATTTAAACTGCAGGACTATTGCTAAATATATTGATAAGAAAAGGTTTGAAGTTTATACTTTATCACTATCATCTGGAAATCTTGACACTCCAAATTTTAAAGGAGTTAAAATTTTTAATTGTTTCTACCCAGCTAAAATATCAAATTATTTAGGTATTCTTTGGGGTATCTATAATTGTGATGTAGCCTACATACCAGGTGGGAATTTTTATCGATATATAAATTTTTTATTAAAACTTTTTAAAAAACCTTCTTTCAAGCGACAAGGGAATTTAATCGATGAAAAAGCCTTGAAGTCTTTTCTGCCAATCATAAGAAAAACTGAAAATTTAAAACGGGTTTACAATTTTCATACTAAAGTATTAGCGCCATCGAAATTCGTAGGTGAATACAATTATAAGAAATGGGATTTGAAATATGATTCCACTGTTTTTATGCCACCCTTTATGGATTCTGATTCATTTACTAAAAAAATCATTTATAATGAAACGGTTAAAGATATAATTTTTATTGGAAATGATATGGAAAGGAAAGGCATCCATGAGTTTTTGGATATAGCTTTTAAATTTCCAGAATTAAATTTTCATATTGTTGGCAGAGACACTGTTTTAGATGGTATTTTAAATCAAGTATATAGAAAGCAGTTGAAAAATATAAAATATCATGGTGAATTATGCCCTGATAAATTGAATTCTTTATTGGTTAACGAAATAGATTTACATGTTTTTCCTAGTAAGTCTGAAGGATTTGGGAAAGTTACAATTGAAACTGCCTTTTGTGGTATCCCATCTATAATTTATGGTACTTATGGGGCAGAAGAATGGCTCAAATCAGGTGATGAAGGAATCATTGCAAGTTCATTTGATGATTTTATTTTATATATCGATCAATTATCTAAAGACAAAGATTATTATTCTAAACTAATTAAAGGTACAGATGATTTAGCCAACAGATTTGAAATTAGAAAGAGGATTAAAGTGTTTGAAAAAGTTTCGATTGAGCTTACAAAAAATGAATAA